The Plasmodium reichenowi strain SY57 chromosome 2, whole genome shotgun sequence DNA segment aaaatgaaaaattattttgaatGAGTTTTGTACTTTACAAACAATTTtgtagatatatatattttttttttttttagaagtgcatatttgaatatttgttatcatatgatttatttttttttatttaaaaaatgataaaaaaattaaaataaaaaaaaattaaatataaaataatatgaagaGAGAAGAGGCTCTTCTCATATTATATTGGATGTTGCACttaaaaaaaggatatatgatatgtaagaaaaaaatataatataaaatatatatatatatatatatatatatatatataaatacattaaattataataaatattattcatagtattgaaataaaatatttatatactaaatatttttatattatactaatatacaatatacgtatatatttttatatacatatttattaaggcttaaaaaattaattattttgtgttaaaatttttttttttaataatatagtaTACATtgtatttaatatatattatatacatatatgtaataataatactttttaatataaaaattattcgcccttatttatttatttttttttttttggaagTTTGCTATAAGTATTcaagaacaaaaaaaaaaaaaaaaatatttatatatatataatatatataattttaatattttaaaaaggaaataaaaaataatttctaaatatctttaaattttgtataatttacaatttaaaagtttttcatttaaaataaaaatttatttaaaaaaaaaaataatttaaaatattatttatattcacaaataaataaatatttaagGAAAAATGGgtaatttttatataaaagattatatatatatatatataatatatttatataaatatttataacatgtttattatgattgggaattatatatctacataaatatatttgaaattattaaaaatataattgtatatatatatatatatatatatatgtatatatttttatttttattttttatatattataggAAAGGTACATGGATCATTAGCAAGAGCTGGTAAAGTTAAAAACCAGACTCCTAAAGTCCCAAAGTTAGATAAGAAAAAACGTTTAACAGGAAGAGCTAAAAAAAGGCAACTTTATAACAGAAGATTTTCAGATAATGGAGGTAGAAAAAAAGGACCTAATTCAAAAGCTTAAATGATTGTCAATCGAAATGAAACTTGGAAGAAATATGAAGTATAATTTATctaatatgttatattttatttattttatatttattatatgataaagaaaattgGAAACagtatattattatatttaatatattttttatatatattatatggtTTTTCATAAAGGATATTTTCTATAACTTTccttttttcatatatatatatatatatatatatatatatatatatgtatatatgtatgtttttatttataatatatttacatgATATCttattaagaaaaaaaaaaaattaaataatatatatgaaatatatatatatatatatatttatatcatatatattaaagaaactattattttgtaaGGATATATAACTTTTTAATAAGAAGTAAATGTGTTAAGAATTtacaaattaaaaaaaaaaaaatatggaacaaattatataaaataaataaaatgaaagaaatataaatgattacgaaaaaaaaaaaaaaaaatagacATAAAAAGGTACACAAATTgtgtattaataaaaaaatgagcctatttataatattttatgtatatgaggaaccattatatatacaatattattatatatatat contains these protein-coding regions:
- a CDS encoding 40S ribosomal protein S30, putative, with product MGKVHGSLARAGKVKNQTPKVPKLDKKKRLTGRAKKRQLYNRRFSDNGGRKKGPNSKA